The window TACTGGGGNATANTTCTAATTATTCCNGCTGTACTAATGGTGANCTCTCTNGTGTTGTACCCNGTTGGATACGCNGTTTGGTTGAGCTTTCATCACAAGCANGCGTACTTGCCGGTCGAAACTTTTGTNGGTCTTGCAAATTATAAAAACCTATTTGTTGATCCACAGTTCTGGGAAAGCTTTTGGCTGGGAACTTTGTATGGGTTTGGTAGTGTAGCCCTACAGATTGTGTTGGGTGTTGGTGCGGCCCTACTGTTATCAGAATCCTTTAAGGGTAGGTCCCTGGTTCGCGGGATTGCCCTGTTTCCCTATGTGGTTCCTACCATCGTTGTTGTGCTTATATGGCGCTGGACACTCAACGATAGTTACGGCCTTCTCAACTACATCTTGGAAACAGTTGGTTTGATTTCCGGTCCGGTTGCGTGGTTAGGCCCCAGCGTTATCCTCATTTCTCTAATATTAGTTAGTACTTGGACATTTTTTCCATTCGTACTGATAACCGTTTTAGCTCGGCTTCAAACAATTAATCCTGAGTTATACGATGCNGCCTCTGTTGATGGGGCAAGTGCATGGAAACGGTTTTACCACGTAACCCTGCCTCAATTGCGCACAATCCTTTTTGTGGTAGTCATGCTGCGCTTTATTTTCATGTTTACCAAATTTGATATCGTCTGGCTTTTAGGGGGTGGTACCGGGGGTACCGGCCGTTTCATACGGACTTTGCCGGTCTACACCTACATCAAGACATTTGGTCAGCTGCAAGTTGGAGCAGGGGCAGCCATGGCCGTAATCATGGTTCTTATCCTGGTTGCTGTAGCAGTTCCCTACTTTAAGCTATTTCGACCTTCAAGAGATTTATAATATGGACAGACTTTTGTATATGCCGTGGATGCGCCAGACTATAATTTATCTTTTTGCACTTCTATTAACCATATTGTGTGCAGCGCCTCTGTTTTGGATGGCACTTACCTCAATTAAGCCCGATAAGGAAATCCTTGCATCTCCTCCAACGTTTTGGACGGGTGAGCCATCGTTGGATGCGTATGCTCGCCTTTTTTCCACGACTAATTTTCTGGACTACCTGCAGAACAGTATAATGGTAGCTGCAACGGCAACTATTCTCTGCATTTTTGTGTCAACTCTGGCTGGGTATAGTATAACAAGGTTTCAATTTTGGGGACGAGAGACGTTCGCTACTACAACCTTGTTCACGTACATGATGGCTCCAATCATGATCGTGGTGCCATTTTTTATACTTATGCGTGGCCTTGGCCTAAACAACAGTCACCTTGGATTAATTCTTGGGTATTCTGCTTTTGCATTGCCATTTAGCCTATGGTTGTTACGTTCTTTTTTCCAATCCATACCGCTGGAACTTGAAGAGGCGGCCCTGATCGACGGCGCCACCCGTCCCCAAGCAGTACGATACGTGATCTTTCCCCTAGCTCTGCCTGGTGTGATAGCTACCTCAATTTTCACCTTCATAGTGGCCTGGAATGACTATCTCTTTGCACGAATAATGATTTCTTCCGACAGGTTGAAAACACTACCTGTTGGGGTGCAAGATTTAATGGATTCTTCTTTTCTGGACTGGGGGGTAATAATGGCGGCGGGAGTAATGGTTACACTTCCTGCTCTCATTTTCTTTGTTGTAGTTCAACGTTATTTAGTTGCTGGTTGGGGCGCCGGAGGTGTAAAAGGCTGACCCCTGAAATTTTTTAATTTACGGCCTCTAGGCAAAGTAATTTTTGTTGGACAAATTTATATGATCAAACGACGTTCGGTACTGGCAGGATTGCTATCTGCCAGTCTGACAGTACCTTTTTCTTCAATTAGCCGGGCGAATTGTGTGACTACAAGCACACAACCTGAGGGCCCATTTTACCCAATCAATGCTGAGGAGCAAGATAATGATCTTACTAGGGTTGTTGGAGGAAGTTCGCGAGCCGCTGGAGAGGTAATCCGGATTTCAGGTCAGGTGCGTGATGGTAGCTGTAGTCCAATTGCGGGAAGCTTACTAGAAATTTGGCAGGCTAACTCAGCAGGACGTTATTTTCATCCTCAGGATACTGGGGAGAACCGTCCATTGGATCCCAATTTTCAAGGGTACGCGAAAATACAGACTGACAATTTTGGACGATATAGTTTCGTAAGTATTAAACCGGGTAGTTATAAGGTGACGAGGCGCTGGACGCGTCCTCCACATATTCATTTTCGACTGACAAGGCCTCAAGGGCCCAGTTTAACAACGCAAATGTATTTTGCGGATCAGGCTCTAAACGAAACGGACTACTTGTTGGGGCAGTTGAACATCGTCCAGAAACAAGGGGTAACTGTAAAACTCAATAATGATCCAGTAGACGATGTTATGAGCGGAATTTTTGATATAACTTTAGCTTAGTCATTGCGGTTAAGGGAAGGTTCCCAAATCTTGTCCACGATAAGGCGCCAGGTTCAGTGGGCGGTTTCTTTCACTAGCATC of the Rhodospirillaceae bacterium genome contains:
- a CDS encoding ABC transporter permease, with the translated sequence MDRLLYMPWMRQTIIYLFALLLTILCAAPLFWMALTSIKPDKEILASPPTFWTGEPSLDAYARLFSTTNFLDYLQNSIMVAATATILCIFVSTLAGYSITRFQFWGRETFATTTLFTYMMAPIMIVVPFFILMRGLGLNNSHLGLILGYSAFALPFSLWLLRSFFQSIPLELEEAALIDGATRPQAVRYVIFPLALPGVIATSIFTFIVAWNDYLFARIMISSDRLKTLPVGVQDLMDSSFLDWGVIMAAGVMVTLPALIFFVVVQRYLVAGWGAGGVKG